TGTTCGAGCGCAAGCCGATGCCGAACTGGGGCGCCGACCTCTCGGGCATCGACTTCGACAACATCAAGTACTTCGTGCGCTCGACCGAGGAGCAGGCCCAGAGCTGGGAGGACCTGCCCGAGGACATCAAGAACACCTACGACCGGCTGGGCATCCCGGAAGCGGAGAAGCAGCGGCTCGTCGCCGGTGTCGCCGCCCAGTACGAGTCCGAGGTGGTCTACCACAAGATCCGCGAGGACCTTGAGGAGAAGGGTGTCCAGTTCCTGGACACCGACACCGCGCTGCGCGAGCACCCGGAGACCTTCAAGGAGTACTTCGGCTCGGTCATCCCGGCCGGGGACAACAAGTTCTCCGCGCTGAACACCGCGGTGTGGTCCGGCGGCTCGTTCATCTACGTGCCGAAGGGCGTGCACGTCGACATCCCGCTGCAGGCCTACTTCCGGATCAACACCGAGAACATGGGCCAGTTCGAGCGGACGCTGATCGTCGTGGACGAGGACGCCTACGTCCACTACGTCGAGGGCTGCACCGCCCCGATCTACTCCAGCGATTCGCTGCACTCGGCGGTCGTGGAGATCGTGGTCAAGAAGGGCGCTCGCTGCCGCTACACGACCATCCAGAACTGGTCGAACAACGTCTACAACCTGGTCACCAAGCGGGCCAAGGCCGAAGAGGGCGCGACCATGGAGTGGGTCGACGGCAACCTCGGCTCCAAGGTCACCATGAAGTACCCGTCGGTGTTCCTGATGGGCGAGCACGCCAAGGGCGAGGTGCTCTCGGTGGCGTTCGCCGGTGAGGGCCAGCACCAGGACGCGGGCGCGAAGATGGAGCACATGGCTCCGCACACCTCCTCGACGATCGTCTCCAAGTCGATCGCCCGCGGTGGTGGCCGCACCTCCTACCGGGGTCTGGTGAAGGTCGCCAAGCGCGCCAACCACTCGGCCTCCACGGTCAAGTGCGACGCGCTGCTGGTGGACACCATCAGCCGCTCGGACACCTACCCCTACGTCGACGTGCGCGTCGACGACGTGTCCATGGGCCACGAGGCCACCGTCTCCAAGGTCAGCGACGACCAGCTGTTCTACCTGATGCAGCGCGGTCTGACCGAGGACGAGGCCATGGCGATGATCGTGCGCGGCTTCGTGGAGCCCATCGCGCGCGAGCTGCCCATGGAGTACGCGCTGGAACTGAACCGCCTGATCGAGCTGCAGATGGAAGGGGCCGTCGGCTGACATGACGAGCACCACTGACACCGCCGACGCCCAGCACGGCCTGAGCGAGCACTCCCACGGGGGCGCGGTCGTGCCGCAGTCGTCCCGCGGGCAGCGCTTCACCTCCTACGACGTCGACGCCTTCGAGGTGCCCGGCGGTCGCGAGGAGGACTGGCGCTTCACGCCGACGAAGCGGCTCAAGGGCTTGCACGACGGCACCGCCAAGGCCACGGCCTCGCTGAACGTCGAGGTCGAGGCCGGTTCCGACGTCACCGTCGAGACCGTCGGCCGCGACGACGAGCGCCTCGGCAAGGGCGGCGTGCCCGCCGACCGGGTCGCGGCGCAGGCCTGGAGCTCCTTCGAGCAGGCCACCGTCATCACCATCCCGAAGGACGTGCAGCCGGCCGAGCCGATCAGCGTCGTCGTGCACGGCCCCGGTGCGGGCGAGACGGCGTTCGGGCACATCCAGATCCGCGCCGAGCGGTTCGCCGAAGCGGTCGTCGTGCTCGACTACCGCGGCTCCGGCGTGCTGGGCGAGAACGTCGAGTTCGTCACCGACGACTCCGCCCGGCTGTCGGTCGTGTCCGTGCACGACTGGGCCGACGACGCCACCCAGGTCAGCTCCGAGCACGCCTACCTGGGCCGGGACGCGGTGTTCCGGCACTTGGCCGTGACCCTCGGGGGCGACCTGGTGCGGGTCAACACGACGATCACCTACGGCGACAAGGGCGGCGACGCCGAGCTGCTCGGGCTGTACTTCGCCGACGCCGGTCAGCACCTGGAACACCGGATGCTGGTCGACCACGCGCAGCCGAACTGCCGCAGCAACGTGCTCTACAAGGGCGCGCTGCAGGGCGACGGGGCGCACTCGGTGTGGATCGGCGACGTGCTGATCCGGGCCGCGGCCGAGGGCACCGAGACCTTCGAGCTCAACCGGAACCTGGTGCTCACCGAGGGCGCTCGCGCCGACTCGGTGCCGAACCTGGAGATCGAGACCGGTGAGATCGAAGGCGCCGGCCACGCCAGCGCCACCGGCCGGTTCGACGACGAGCAGCTGTTCTACCTGCAGGCTCGCGGTATCCCGAAGGAGCAGGCCCGCCGACTGGTGGTGCGCGGTTTCTTCGGCGAGATCCTGCAGAAGATCACCGTGCCGTCGGTCCGGGAGCGGCTGGAGGCCGCGATCGAGGCCGAACTGGCCGTCGTCGGCGCCTGACGCCGCCCCCCACTCGCCTTCTTTCCCCAAGTACCAGGAGAACACAGCACAATGGCCACCCTGGAGATCAAGGACCTGCACGGTTCCGTCCTCACCGAAGAGGGCGCCAAGCCGATCCTCAACGGTGTGAATCTCAAGATCGACTCCGGTGAGATCCACGCGATCATGGGCCCGAACGGCTCCGGCAAGTCCACCCTGGCCTACGCCATCGCCGGGCACCCCAAGTACCAGATCGACTCCGGTTCGGTCCTGCTCGACGGCGAGGACGTGCTGGAGATGAGCGTGGACGAGCGCGCCCGCGCGGGCCTGTTCCTCGCCATGCAGTACCCGGTGGAGGTGCCGGGCGTGTCGATGTCGAACTTCCTGCGCAGCGCCGCCGGTGCGGTCCGCGGCGAGGCCCCGCAGATCCGGCACTGGGTCAAGGAGGTCAAGAAGTCGATGACCGACCTCGACATCGACCCCTCCTTCGCCGAGCGCAGCGTCAACGAGGGTTTCTCCGGCGGCGAGAAGAAGCGCCACGAGATCCTGCAGCTCGACCTGCTCGACCCGAAGTTCGCGATCCTCGACGAGACAGACTCCGGTCTGGACGTCGACGCGCTGCGCGTCGTGTCCGAGGGCGTGAACCGCTACAAGGAGAAGGGTGACAAGGGCGTGCTGCTGATCACGCACTACACCCGCATCCTCAACCACATCACCCCGGACCACGTGCACGTGTTCTCCGGCGGCAAGGTCGTCGAGTCCGGCGGGCCGGAGCTGGCCGACGAGCTCGAGAAGAACGGGTACGTGCGGTTCACCAGCAAGAAGGAGGCCGTCGCCCAGTCATGACCGCTCAGCCTCTCACCAGTGCAGGTGCGGCCGCGGGGCCGCTGGACGTCGCGGCGATCCGCTCCGACTTCCGGATCCTGGGCCGCACGATCCGCGATGATCGGCGCCTGGTGTATCTGGACTCGGGGGCGACTTCGCAGCGTCCGCGCCAGGTGCTCGACGCGGAGCGGTCGTTCTTGGAGACCTCCAACGCGGCGGTGCACCGCGGTGCGCACCAGCTCGCGGAGGAGGCCACGGACGCGTACGAGGACGCCCGCGCCAAGATCGCCCGCTTCGTCGGAGCGAGCGTGGACGAAGTGGTGTTCACCAAGAACGCCACCGAGGGCGTCAACCTCGTCGCGTACGCGATGAGCAACGCCGCGACGTCCGGCCCGGAAGCGGAGCGCTTCCGCATCGGGCCGGGCGACGAGGTCGTGGTGACCGAGATGGAGCACCACGCGAACCTCGTGCCGTGGCAGGAGCTGTGCAGGCGCACCGGGGCGACGCTGCGCTGGTTCGGCGTCACCGAGGACGGTCGGCTCGACCTGTCCGACGTGTCCGGCGTGATCAGCGAGCGCGCCAAGGTCGTCGCCGTCGCGCACCAGTCCAACGTGCTCGGCACGGTCAACCCGCTCGACGAGATCGTGGCGCGGGCGCACCAGGTCGGCGCGCTGGTGGTGCTCGACGCGTGCCAGTCCGTGCCGCACGCGCCGGTGGACTTCGCCGAGCTCGACGTGGACTTCGCGGTGTTCTCGGGGCACAAGATGCTCGGCCCCTCCGGGGTCGGGGTGCTCTACGGGCGCAACGAGCTGCTGCGCGCGATGCCGCCGTTCATCACCGGCGGTTCGATGATCGAGATGGTGCACATCGACCACTCGACGTTCGCCGAGCCGCCGCAGCGGTTCGAGGCGGGCGTGCCGATGACCTCGCAGGTCGTCGGGCTCGGTGCGGCCGTGGACTACCTGTCGGTGGTCGGCATGGAACGCATCGCGGCGCATGAGAAGAAGCTCGCCGCCGCTGCTCTGGAGGAGCTGTCGGCGATCGACGGGGTCCGCATTATCGGCCCGGCGAACACCGACAGCCGTGGTGCCACGGTGTCGTTCGTGGTCGACGGCGTGCACCCGCACGACGCCGGCCAGGTGCTGGACAGCCTGGGCGTCGAGGTGCGCGTCGGCCACCACTGCGCGTGGCCGCTGCACCGGGCGTGCGGGGTGCCCGCGACGGTCCGCGCGAGTTTCTACCTCTACAACGATCTGGACGAGGTCCGGGCGCTCGGGGAAGCTGTGCGGGAGGCCCAGCGTTTCTTCGGTGTCGGGTGAACGGCTGAAGGACGTGTGATGCAGCTCGAACAGATGTACCAGGAGATCATCCTGGACCACTACCGCAACCCGCACGGGCACGGCCTGCGGGACCCGTTCGACGCGGAGTCCTCGCAGGTCAACCCGGTGTGCGGGGACGAGGTGACGTTGCGCGTCCGGTTGGCGGGCAGCGGCCTCGACGCGATCGTCGAGGACGTCTCCTACGAGGGGCAGGGCTGTTCGATCAGCCAGGCCTCGATCTCGGTGCTCACCGACCTCGTGGTCGGCAAGCCGGTGAAGGAGGCCATGCAGCGGCAGGCCGCCTTCAGCGAGCTCATGCAGGGCCGCGGCAAGGTCGAGCCCGACGAGGACGTCCTGGAGGACGGCATCGCGTTCGCCGGTGTGGCGAAGTACCCGGCGCGCGTGAAGTGCGCGCTGCTGGGGTGGATGGCTTTCAAGGACGCCGTTTCGCGCGTCGTCGACGAGGTGGGAGCGTCATGACAGAGCAGACCGACGTGCAGGACGAGGCCGCCGCGGGCGCGGCCACCGACGTGGCGCGCGGCGCCGAGAACCTGCCGGAGCCCCCGGCCCCGGCGGCGGAACTCGCCGCGCTGGAAGACGTGGAGGAGGCGCTGCGCGACGTCGTCGACCCCGAGCTCGGGATCAACGTCGTCGACCTCGGTCTCGTCTACGACGTCCGCGTCGAGCAGGACAACAGCGCCACGGTGGACATGACGCTGACCTCCGCGGCCTGCCCGCTGACCGACGTGATCGAGGAGCAGGCCCGCTCCGCGCTCACCGGCGGTCCCGGCGGCGGCCTGGTCAGCGACTTCCGCATCAACTGGGTGTGGATGCCGCCGTGGGGACCGGAGAAGATCACCGAGGAAGGCCGCGAACAACTGCGGGCCCTCGGCTTCACGGTCTGATCTTGATTTCGGCTCGCTGTGCTTAGCGGGTCGGGTAGCGGAACCTCAGCGGCCTTCTCGCTGCGGGATCCATTTCTCAAGTAGCCCTCTACTCAGCGAAATGGCTGTCCTCGCGAGAAGGCCGCTGAGAACCCGCCGCGGTGCCGGTTGCGTGCGGGGTCGCGGCTCAGCGGCTTCGCCGCTGACAGGACAAACGATGAAAATCTTTCTTGTCGACGTGTAGTCGCCGATCGCCCCTGGCTTGTGCCAAGGGCGATCAGTGTTTTCCGGTCGGGTTTCCGGGCTCCCTGCTCAGCGGCGTGGGGCTTGGGATCGGGCCTGGGGCAGGTCCGGGTCCGGGTCCTCGGTGGGGAAGTGCATCGCCGACGGGTCGGCGGAGCCTCCTGGTCCGGCGGGCGGCGGTGGGCCGGAGCCGGGTGCGAAGCCGGGTGGCGGCGTCGCCGGTCCGGGGAACGACGGCGGGGGCTGCTGGGACTGCGGTTTGCCGCGCAGCACGTCGACGTGCTCCGAACCGGGGCGGGACATCACCCAGCTCGATCCGGTCAGCGCCTTCGCGTCCTGCTTGAGCGGCGCCAGCATCCGCGACACCTCGTCGTAGGTGCTCACGGTGCTCTGCGTGCACACCAGCGTCGCCAGCGACAGCGTCACCCGCACCCCACCGGCCTCCCGCTCCGGATCGAGCAGCAGTTCCGACAGCGGCACCAGATCGTCCAGGTCGGCCACCAGCAGGAAGTCGTCCCCGCCGACGTGCCCCACGGTCACCGAGGTCAGCGAGGTGGCCGCATCGGTCAGCACCCGCCCGATCGTGCGGATGAGGTCGTCGCCCGCGGAGAACCCGACGCTGTCGTTGACGGACTTGAAGCCGTCGATGTCCAGCCAGCTCACCGCGAACACGTCACCGGCGGCGATGCGCCTGCCGACGTCCCTGGCGATGGCGTCGCTGCCGGGCAGCCGCGTCAGCGGGTTCAGCGCCGCGGCCTCCTCCACCTTCAGGTCCGCCATGCCGCGGATGAGGTGCCCGGCGCGCACCGCGCCCAAGCAGCGGCCGGCCTCGTCGACGACGATCGCGTCGTCGTACATCCGGTACTGGTCGGAGCGGGTGACCAGGCTCAACGCCTCCATGGCGGTGGTCGCGGTGGTGACCATCCGCGGTTCGTCCGCGAGCCGCGAGGCGGGCCGCTTCGCGTGCAGCGCGTGCCCGTACGGGCCGGTGACGGCGAGCAGGAACCGGTTGCGGTCGATGGTGAACTGCGGGCGGTTGTGCTCGTCGACCAGCACCACGCCGCTGATCTCGGGGTGGTCGGCGAGGACGCCGCGCACCTTGTCCGCGGTCGCGTCGACCGACAGCAGGGTGGCGGGGGAGAGGAACTCGGTGACGCGCGGCCCGGCCGCGAGCGTGTTCACCGGCTGCCCGGACGGGTCGGTGACCTCGGCGGCCACTCCCGGAACGGTGATCGTCGTCGGTGGCCGGCGCGCGGCCGGGGCCAGCAGGTTGCCCTGCACCAGCCGCACCCCGGTGCGCCGCAGCGCCGAGAGCTGCCGGTCGTTCTCCACGCCTTCGGCGACGAGGTCCGCGTTCGCGGCCTCGCACAGGTGCCGCACCGATTCGAGCACCGCGCGCCGCGGCGCCGAATCCGGCAGACCGCTGACCACGCCGCGGTCCAGCTTGACCATGCCGGGTTCCATGTCCGCGATCAGCGTCAGCGGCACGTCGCCGTCACCGACGCCGTCCACGGCGATCTGGAACCCGTCCGACTTGAGGGACTGCACGCCTTCGACCAGCTGGACGGGGTCCAGCCGCGCGAACGGCGGACCGATCTCCAAGGTCACTTCCTGCTCGCGGCGGCCCACTTCGCGCAACCGGTCCAGCACCAGTTGGAGCCGGGGCAGGTCGTGGGTGACGGTGCCGCCGAAGATGTTCAGGTGCAGGGGTAACAGCGTCTCGTGATCCGCGGCCGCGGTGATCGCGGCCCGAGCCAGTTCGATGTCGAGCTCGGTGAGCTTGCGGTGCCGTGCGGCCTCCCGGAACAGGTCATGGACGTCCCCACCGGTGGGCCGGGCGAGCGCTTCCACCGCGACGATGGCACCGGTCTTCACGTTGATCAGGGGCTGGAACGCGAAGCGCACTTCGTTGACCAGCGCGAGCACGGGGTCGATGCTGCCTGCACTCATGGCTCTCCATCGAGCGGGTTCACGACCTGTTCACCGACATCTCAGCTGCTCCTCGCCTGGGGACGACGGGCATTGCCGACCGCCAACCTAGCGCGCCCACCGGGGCCGGAGCACACAACTCGCCCACCCGTTGTGGGAACTCACACAACGTCCTGACGTGCTGCTCGTCCGCGTCCGGCGGGTCAGAGGCCGCCGAAGCCGTGCTGCGCCTCGCCGCCACCGGGACCGAAACCGCCCGCGACCAGCCTCCGCCGGACGGGCCAAGGGGCTCGGCGGAACAGCGCCGTCATCACCGCCGCCGTCCGGGCGGGGTCGTGATCGGCCGCGAGGAACGCGGCCTGGTCGGCCTCCGGGAGGGAGAAGAACACCTCGAAGAAGTCCGGCACCAGCGACGGCGGGAACGTGAGCAGCGCGCGCAGCGCACGCCTGCGCAGGGCGTGCGTCGCCATCGCGCGCGGCGGCCACAAGATCGACCAGGCGGCCTTCGCGGCCTTGGCCGGGCCGGAGGTCAGCCCCGCGCTCAGCGCTCCCGCCACCCAAGGGGCCTGCCGCAGCGCGGACGCCACGCTGAAACCGCTGGCCGGGTGCACCAGCCCGCCAGAGGCGCCGAACGGCACCACCCGGCCGGGCAGCGGGATCGGGTCGTCCACCGGGAACCGCACCCGCTCCTCGGCGGCGTCGTCGGGCACGGTGATACCGGCCGCGGCGAGCCGCCCGTGCAACCGCCTGCGCAGCAGCGTCAGCGGCATCGCGGGCCGCCGGGCCAGCGAGGTCTCCTCCAGCAGCACCTGCCCGGAACCGAACCGGACGCAGTACAGGAACGTCGGCCAGCCGCCGCGGGTGTCGGGCGCGGAACGCCAGTCCATGAACACCCCGGACCCCTCCGGGCACAGCGGTTGCGCCGCCGCCGAATCCAGCACGACGCCCACCGCGGACTGCTGCGCCGCAGTCCGGGACGGGCGGCCCCCGGAGAGCACCCGCGCGGCACCGGTGGCGTCGATGACGGTGGCCGCCGCGAGCCTCCGGCCGTCCTTGAGGTGCACCGTCGAACCGGTGGGACCGTGCTCGGCGCCCACGACGCGGCCGGTGACGTCCTGCACGTCGGGGCGCCACAGGTGCTTCCACAGCGCGGAGTTGTCCAGCACCGCGTACGGCCTGGCCAGCTCGTGCGGGGAGGTACCGAAGGTGCGCATGCTGGCCGTCACGGACCCCAGCGCCGAGTGCGGCACCGCCGCGGGCAGCTCGTCGAGCCACGAGCCGTAGGTGTGCGGCCAGCCCCGGCGCGGCGCCGGATCCACCACGGTCGTGGCCAGTCCGGTGTCGGCGCACGCCGCCGCCACCGCCCGGCCCGCGGGCCCCGCCCCCACGATGAGCACGTCCACCACGCGAGCATCAGATCACGGCGGGTGCGGGTGCCGCCGCACGGCCGGGCGGCGCTAACGTGCCGGACATGCGAACCGATCCGCCGGTCGAGCGAACCTCCCGCCGCAGCGACCCCCTCCGCAACGGTCGCCCGGCGTCGGATCTGGCGACGAGCCCGTTCCGGGCGGATCGGGACCGGGTGTCGAGCTCGGCGTTCTTCGCGCGCCTCGGCGGCGTGACGCAGGTCGTGAGCCCCAGCGGCTCCGGAATGCTGCTGCACAACCGGCTCACGCACAGCTTGAAGGTGGCGCAGGTGGCGCGGGCCATCGGCGAGCGGCTGCGCGCGGAACCCGACGCGGCGGCCGCGATGGACGAGCTCGGCGGGTGCGACCTGGACGTCGTGGAGGCCGCCGGGCTGGCTCACGACCTCGGGCATCCGCCGTTCGGGCACCTCGGCGAGACCGTGCTGGACCGGATCGCGCGCGTCGACTACGGCTTGCGGGACGGCTTCGAGGGCAACGCCCAGTCGTTCCGCATCGTCAGCTCGATCGACGTGCGCGGCGACCCCGGCGGATCCGGCGACGGGCTCGACCTCACCGCGGCGGTGCGCGCGGCGCTGCTGAAGTACCCCTGGACGCGGCTGCACCGCCCGTCCCCGCACCCGCGCGACCTGCGGGTGCCGCCGCGCGGGG
This window of the Saccharopolyspora gloriosae genome carries:
- a CDS encoding GGDEF domain-containing protein; translated protein: MSAGSIDPVLALVNEVRFAFQPLINVKTGAIVAVEALARPTGGDVHDLFREAARHRKLTELDIELARAAITAAADHETLLPLHLNIFGGTVTHDLPRLQLVLDRLREVGRREQEVTLEIGPPFARLDPVQLVEGVQSLKSDGFQIAVDGVGDGDVPLTLIADMEPGMVKLDRGVVSGLPDSAPRRAVLESVRHLCEAANADLVAEGVENDRQLSALRRTGVRLVQGNLLAPAARRPPTTITVPGVAAEVTDPSGQPVNTLAAGPRVTEFLSPATLLSVDATADKVRGVLADHPEISGVVLVDEHNRPQFTIDRNRFLLAVTGPYGHALHAKRPASRLADEPRMVTTATTAMEALSLVTRSDQYRMYDDAIVVDEAGRCLGAVRAGHLIRGMADLKVEEAAALNPLTRLPGSDAIARDVGRRIAAGDVFAVSWLDIDGFKSVNDSVGFSAGDDLIRTIGRVLTDAATSLTSVTVGHVGGDDFLLVADLDDLVPLSELLLDPEREAGGVRVTLSLATLVCTQSTVSTYDEVSRMLAPLKQDAKALTGSSWVMSRPGSEHVDVLRGKPQSQQPPPSFPGPATPPPGFAPGSGPPPPAGPGGSADPSAMHFPTEDPDPDLPQARSQAPRR
- a CDS encoding cysteine desulfurase, which codes for MTAQPLTSAGAAAGPLDVAAIRSDFRILGRTIRDDRRLVYLDSGATSQRPRQVLDAERSFLETSNAAVHRGAHQLAEEATDAYEDARAKIARFVGASVDEVVFTKNATEGVNLVAYAMSNAATSGPEAERFRIGPGDEVVVTEMEHHANLVPWQELCRRTGATLRWFGVTEDGRLDLSDVSGVISERAKVVAVAHQSNVLGTVNPLDEIVARAHQVGALVVLDACQSVPHAPVDFAELDVDFAVFSGHKMLGPSGVGVLYGRNELLRAMPPFITGGSMIEMVHIDHSTFAEPPQRFEAGVPMTSQVVGLGAAVDYLSVVGMERIAAHEKKLAAAALEELSAIDGVRIIGPANTDSRGATVSFVVDGVHPHDAGQVLDSLGVEVRVGHHCAWPLHRACGVPATVRASFYLYNDLDEVRALGEAVREAQRFFGVG
- the sufU gene encoding Fe-S cluster assembly sulfur transfer protein SufU, encoding MQLEQMYQEIILDHYRNPHGHGLRDPFDAESSQVNPVCGDEVTLRVRLAGSGLDAIVEDVSYEGQGCSISQASISVLTDLVVGKPVKEAMQRQAAFSELMQGRGKVEPDEDVLEDGIAFAGVAKYPARVKCALLGWMAFKDAVSRVVDEVGAS
- a CDS encoding metal-sulfur cluster assembly factor; amino-acid sequence: MTEQTDVQDEAAAGAATDVARGAENLPEPPAPAAELAALEDVEEALRDVVDPELGINVVDLGLVYDVRVEQDNSATVDMTLTSAACPLTDVIEEQARSALTGGPGGGLVSDFRINWVWMPPWGPEKITEEGREQLRALGFTV
- the sufB gene encoding Fe-S cluster assembly protein SufB; the encoded protein is MTAAAEQRTPTTVPNNSGQLSQEETLATLGNYEYGWADKDVAGEGARRGLNEDVVREISGKKNEPEWMLEARLKALRLFERKPMPNWGADLSGIDFDNIKYFVRSTEEQAQSWEDLPEDIKNTYDRLGIPEAEKQRLVAGVAAQYESEVVYHKIREDLEEKGVQFLDTDTALREHPETFKEYFGSVIPAGDNKFSALNTAVWSGGSFIYVPKGVHVDIPLQAYFRINTENMGQFERTLIVVDEDAYVHYVEGCTAPIYSSDSLHSAVVEIVVKKGARCRYTTIQNWSNNVYNLVTKRAKAEEGATMEWVDGNLGSKVTMKYPSVFLMGEHAKGEVLSVAFAGEGQHQDAGAKMEHMAPHTSSTIVSKSIARGGGRTSYRGLVKVAKRANHSASTVKCDALLVDTISRSDTYPYVDVRVDDVSMGHEATVSKVSDDQLFYLMQRGLTEDEAMAMIVRGFVEPIARELPMEYALELNRLIELQMEGAVG
- a CDS encoding lycopene cyclase family protein translates to MDVLIVGAGPAGRAVAAACADTGLATTVVDPAPRRGWPHTYGSWLDELPAAVPHSALGSVTASMRTFGTSPHELARPYAVLDNSALWKHLWRPDVQDVTGRVVGAEHGPTGSTVHLKDGRRLAAATVIDATGAARVLSGGRPSRTAAQQSAVGVVLDSAAAQPLCPEGSGVFMDWRSAPDTRGGWPTFLYCVRFGSGQVLLEETSLARRPAMPLTLLRRRLHGRLAAAGITVPDDAAEERVRFPVDDPIPLPGRVVPFGASGGLVHPASGFSVASALRQAPWVAGALSAGLTSGPAKAAKAAWSILWPPRAMATHALRRRALRALLTFPPSLVPDFFEVFFSLPEADQAAFLAADHDPARTAAVMTALFRRAPWPVRRRLVAGGFGPGGGEAQHGFGGL
- the sufD gene encoding Fe-S cluster assembly protein SufD, translated to MTSTTDTADAQHGLSEHSHGGAVVPQSSRGQRFTSYDVDAFEVPGGREEDWRFTPTKRLKGLHDGTAKATASLNVEVEAGSDVTVETVGRDDERLGKGGVPADRVAAQAWSSFEQATVITIPKDVQPAEPISVVVHGPGAGETAFGHIQIRAERFAEAVVVLDYRGSGVLGENVEFVTDDSARLSVVSVHDWADDATQVSSEHAYLGRDAVFRHLAVTLGGDLVRVNTTITYGDKGGDAELLGLYFADAGQHLEHRMLVDHAQPNCRSNVLYKGALQGDGAHSVWIGDVLIRAAAEGTETFELNRNLVLTEGARADSVPNLEIETGEIEGAGHASATGRFDDEQLFYLQARGIPKEQARRLVVRGFFGEILQKITVPSVRERLEAAIEAELAVVGA
- the sufC gene encoding Fe-S cluster assembly ATPase SufC, which gives rise to MATLEIKDLHGSVLTEEGAKPILNGVNLKIDSGEIHAIMGPNGSGKSTLAYAIAGHPKYQIDSGSVLLDGEDVLEMSVDERARAGLFLAMQYPVEVPGVSMSNFLRSAAGAVRGEAPQIRHWVKEVKKSMTDLDIDPSFAERSVNEGFSGGEKKRHEILQLDLLDPKFAILDETDSGLDVDALRVVSEGVNRYKEKGDKGVLLITHYTRILNHITPDHVHVFSGGKVVESGGPELADELEKNGYVRFTSKKEAVAQS